A region of the Curtobacterium flaccumfaciens pv. betae genome:
GCGCCTGCAGGGGTTGGGCGTCAGCCACGAACGGGGTCCTCTCCGGGGGCTGCGGCACGATCGTCGTCGGTGTGGTCGCGCACGAGTGCGCGGAGGCGCTCTTCGACCCGTGCCCGCAGGTCGTCGGGCTCGAGCACCCGGACCTCGGGCCCGAAGGCGGCGAGTTCCTCGGCGAGGATCTGCGGGTCGACGTGGTGCAGCACGAGCGCGCCGTCGGCGTCGGTCTCGGTGTCGCGGCGACGGGTCAGTCGGCGTTCGGCGTCGGAAGCCGGCATCACGGCGATGCGCGCGGTGCGCTCGGCCCAGATCCGCTCGAGTTCGGCGAGGGTGCGCTCCCCCGCGCCGACGGGAGCGGTGTGCTGCCCGACCTCGTACTGGGTGACGGGTCCGACGATGCGGGCCAGCAGGTAGTTCTTGTCCGAGTCGGTCGCGAACTCGTGGGCGGCGAGCATCCACCGGCCGCCGTGCTGCACCAGGGCGAGTGGAGCCACTTCGCGCCGACGGGCGTCGTGCTGCCCCGGCGTGATGTAGTCGAAGCGGACTGCGGCACCGCGGTCGAGCGCGGAACGGAGCGGCTCGAAGGAGGCATCACGGGCACGAAGCCGCGGGGCGTACGCGTCGACCCCGAGCTGCAGGGCACCGTCGTCGTCCTCGGCACCGGCCGAGCGGACCTTCAGCAGGCCACGACGGGAGTCGGCGGACAGTGCGCCTTCGCGCCAGGCCATCGCGGCCAGGGAGAGCAACGCGGATTCGTCCGGGGTGAAGCGGACGTCGACGGGCAGGTCGTACTCGCCCTTCGGGATCCGGTACCGGAGCGTCTGGTTGTTGCCCGCGGCACCCGGGGTCTCGATGGTCTCGAGGGGGATGCCGAGCTCGCGGACGTCGTCCTTGTCGCGTTCGAACTGGCGCTCGAGCGAGGCGTTGTCGCCACCGGTCGAGAACCGCTGCCGGTACCCCTGCACGTTGGCCAGGATCTCGGCCTTGGTCAGCCCGGACTCCGTCGAGAGCAGCGCGAGCACGAGGCTGAACAGCCGCTCCTCGGCGGGCACACGGGGCACACGGGTCGCTGGCACGAGCCGATCCTACGGCAGCGCGGGTGCACCGGAGTGCACCCGCGCCGCGGTCCGTGGACGGTCGGACCGGGTCAGTTCGAGATCGCCCCGAGGACGTCGATCACGTACGCGTACGCGGTCCCCTGCTGGTTGACGATGGCCAGGACCTGGTCGCCGACGTGGTGCCCGACGATCGCGGTCCGGACGCCCTCGTCGACCTGGCCCTTGGTGAGCGGGATGGCCTGCGCGCCGGAACCGTCGGTCCAGCTGGATCCGGCGACGGACGGGTCGGCGCCCCAGGTGACGGCGGTGTACTTGATGACCGCGGTGTCCTTCGCGGTGAGCTCGCGACCGTCGCCCTTGCGGAGCAGGTGCGTCTCGTTCGACTTCGGCGCGCTCCACGACGGGATCGTGATGCCGGGGGCGCCGGAGGGTGCGAGCACCACGGCCGGCATCTTGTCGCCGGCGAGCTGCGGGGTGCCCGTGGCGCGGGCGTCGAACGCGCGCTTGACGTCGATGACGGCGATCACGGCGTCCTCGGTCTTCTTCGACGAGGAGCTGCCACCGGTGCCGTCGGTGCTGCTCAGGGCGCTCTTCGGCAGGGCCACCGCCAGGCGGTCACCGACGTGGGCGCACTGCAGCGAGGCACCGAGGGCCCCGTAGTTGCTCGCACCGGCGGTGATCGGTGCCGTCTGGCCGGAGTAGCCGCTCGTCTGGGCGACCACGCCCGTGGAGCCGTCGACCAGGGTGTACTCGACCAGGACGGGGGTGCCGTCGTCGATCGTGCGACCGCTGCCCTGCTTCAGCACGGACACCTGCGTGCCCTTGGTGGTCAGGCCCTTCGGCACGTTGACCTTCGGCTCCGAGCCGAACTTGCCGGTGGCGGTCACCGCTTCGGACGCGGCGCCGGGAGCGGCACAGCTCGAGGGCGTGGTGCCGGCACCGTTCGAGGCGCAGGCGGTGAGCGACACCGCGAGACCGATGGTGACCAGGAGTGCGGGGATGGTGCGCACGGACCCTCTTTCCGTTCGATGCAGGACGGGCACGCCGTCAGCCTACCGTTCGTCCTCGACGGCCCCGGACGGAGCCGCAGCAGCGTCCGACGGAGCCTCAGCAGCCCCGGACGGCGCCGCAGCACCATCCACCGCCGACGACGCCTCGGCGGCTGCGACCTTGCGCGCCTGCGCCGCCGACTGCCGAGCCACCTTGCGGAGCTTCTTGTCGCTCGTCGCCCGCTCGCCCACGGCGCCGGGGGTCCAGGCCTCGATGTCCTCGTCCGAGAACTCCGCCTTGCCCGCGCGGCGCTTCAGGTTCGGCAGCACCGTCCCGTCCGCCAGGCGTCGTGCCGTGATGAGGAACCCGGTGTGCCCGACCATGCGGTGGTCCGGGCGGACGGCAAGGCCCTCGACGTGCCAGGTGCGCACCAGGGTCTCGCTCGGCATCGGGTCGGTGAAGCGTCCGGTGTCACGCAGGGCCTCGGCCGTGCGGGACAGCTGTGTGACGGTCGCGACGTAGCAGACGATGAGCCCGCCGGGCACGAGGGCGTCGGCCGCGGCGTCCACGCACTCCCACGGCGCGAGCATGTCGAGCACGACGCGGTCGACGCTCTGCGGCTCGGTCGCGTCGGGCAGCGACTCGACCAGGTCGCCGACGGTGACGGACCAGTTGTCCGGGACGGCGCCGAGGAAGGTGCCGACGTTGCCCTTCGCGATCGCCGCGAACTCCTCGCGGCGCTCGAACGACTGCAGCTGCCCGGTCGGGCCGATCGCGCGGAGCAGGAACAGCGACAGCGCCCCCGAGCCGACGCCGGCCTCGACCACGCGGGCCCCGGGGAAGACGTCCGCGAAGGCCACGATCTGCGCCGCGTCCTTCGGGTAGACGATCGCGGCGCCACGCGGCATCGACATCACGTAGTCGTTGAGCAGCGGGCGGAGTGCGAGGTACTCGTCACCGGTGCTCGCCCGGATGACCGAGCCGTCGGGCTGCCCGATGACGTCGTCGTGCCGGAGCACCCCACGGTGCGTGTGGTACTCACCCGCGGTCTCGAGCGACAGCGTCGTGAGCTTGCCCTTCGGACCGGTCAGCTGCACGCGGTCGCCGGCCCGGAACGGGCCGCGCGGTGGCGTGTGCGGTGCGCCGCCCGCGGTGTGCGGGAGCGCTGCGGTCGGGTCCGCGGTCGGACTGGAGGCGCTGCTCGCGTCCGCCTCGTCGCGTGCGTCGTCGGTGTGGCTCATCGGGTGACCCCTTCGGTGTCCGCAGCGTGCGCCGGGTCCGGCACCGCGCCTCCAGTCCGTGCGGCCAGTGCCGGCGTCGTCAACTCGACCAGCCGGTCGACGTCGACGCCCGCCAGGGTGGTCAGGTGCACGTCGCCGCCGGCGATCTCGGACAGCGGGACGATGTGTTCGACGGCGACCGTGACGGCGCCGGAGGCGACGGCCGACGCGACGCCGGTGGCGGAGTCCTCGATCGCGACGCACGCGGTGGGCTCGACGCCGAGCTGCGCGGCGGCGGACAGGTACGCGTCCGGGAACGGCTTCGGGCGGTCGACGTCGTCGCCGGCCACGACGACGCGGAAGCCGCGCTCGCCCAGGGCCTCGGCGGCGACGAGTGCCATCTTGCGACGGGACATCGTGACCAGG
Encoded here:
- a CDS encoding FKBP-type peptidyl-prolyl cis-trans isomerase; this translates as MRTIPALLVTIGLAVSLTACASNGAGTTPSSCAAPGAASEAVTATGKFGSEPKVNVPKGLTTKGTQVSVLKQGSGRTIDDGTPVLVEYTLVDGSTGVVAQTSGYSGQTAPITAGASNYGALGASLQCAHVGDRLAVALPKSALSSTDGTGGSSSSKKTEDAVIAVIDVKRAFDARATGTPQLAGDKMPAVVLAPSGAPGITIPSWSAPKSNETHLLRKGDGRELTAKDTAVIKYTAVTWGADPSVAGSSWTDGSGAQAIPLTKGQVDEGVRTAIVGHHVGDQVLAIVNQQGTAYAYVIDVLGAISN
- a CDS encoding HAD family hydrolase, which codes for MTAHPPALVPPAAVLWDMDGTIIDTEPIWQRSQVDLTNRYGAEWTHEDGLSLVGSGLERSGELLRAKGVDMEVEEIIQWMTDYVMEHLRAGELPWRPGARELVEELHARGIPTALVTMSRRKMALVAAEALGERGFRVVVAGDDVDRPKPFPDAYLSAAAQLGVEPTACVAIEDSATGVASAVASGAVTVAVEHIVPLSEIAGGDVHLTTLAGVDVDRLVELTTPALAARTGGAVPDPAHAADTEGVTR
- a CDS encoding helix-turn-helix transcriptional regulator; translated protein: MPATRVPRVPAEERLFSLVLALLSTESGLTKAEILANVQGYRQRFSTGGDNASLERQFERDKDDVRELGIPLETIETPGAAGNNQTLRYRIPKGEYDLPVDVRFTPDESALLSLAAMAWREGALSADSRRGLLKVRSAGAEDDDGALQLGVDAYAPRLRARDASFEPLRSALDRGAAVRFDYITPGQHDARRREVAPLALVQHGGRWMLAAHEFATDSDKNYLLARIVGPVTQYEVGQHTAPVGAGERTLAELERIWAERTARIAVMPASDAERRLTRRRDTETDADGALVLHHVDPQILAEELAAFGPEVRVLEPDDLRARVEERLRALVRDHTDDDRAAAPGEDPVRG
- a CDS encoding tRNA (adenine-N1)-methyltransferase; the protein is MSHTDDARDEADASSASSPTADPTAALPHTAGGAPHTPPRGPFRAGDRVQLTGPKGKLTTLSLETAGEYHTHRGVLRHDDVIGQPDGSVIRASTGDEYLALRPLLNDYVMSMPRGAAIVYPKDAAQIVAFADVFPGARVVEAGVGSGALSLFLLRAIGPTGQLQSFERREEFAAIAKGNVGTFLGAVPDNWSVTVGDLVESLPDATEPQSVDRVVLDMLAPWECVDAAADALVPGGLIVCYVATVTQLSRTAEALRDTGRFTDPMPSETLVRTWHVEGLAVRPDHRMVGHTGFLITARRLADGTVLPNLKRRAGKAEFSDEDIEAWTPGAVGERATSDKKLRKVARQSAAQARKVAAAEASSAVDGAAAPSGAAEAPSDAAAAPSGAVEDER